GTCCAATATAAGCGCCGCGACCACGATTCGCCTTGCCCGGGAGGTACCGGGTATCGCCGGTATCAAGGAGGCCAGCGGGAATATGGTGCAGTGTATGGAGATCCTCCGGGACCGGCCCGCGGACTTCCTTGTCGTCTCGGGTGACGACCACCTGGCGCTCCCCCTGATTGCCTGTGGCATGGAAGGCGTGATCAGCGTGGCCGCCAATTCCTGGCCGGGGATTTTCTCCAGGATGATCCGGTATGCGCTTGACGAAGATTATGACAAAGCCCAGCCGTTGCTGGCAAAACTTGTCGAAGGCATCAACCTGCTTTTTGCCGAGAACAACCCCGCGGGTGTAAAGGCATTCCTGGCCGAATACAAAGTCATCAAGAACGTGCTCAGGCTGCCGCTCGTGCCTTTGAGCGAGCCGTTGATGGAACAGGTCCGTGCTTATGCAGCGGCGCTTGGGGAATCGTGAGAAAAGACGTACTTTTTCCCACAAAACCCTATCTATGCTCCAAAAAGTTTCTTTGTTCGTGGTCGCCGCCTTCCTCTGTATCACAGTACGGGCGCAGTATACCGTAAAACTCGTCCTGGACGCGATCCCGCCCAAACACCCCGATGACGCCATGTACCTCATGGGGGAATATAATCAGTGGACTCCTAACGATCCGAATTCCCAGTTTGTCAAGGACGCTACCGGGAAGTGGACGATGACGGCGGAGAATGTACCCGCCAATATGTACGAGATCAAGGTGACGCGGGGAACCAAGGAAACCGTCGAGTGTATGGGCGACGGCAAGCCGATGGACAACCGGAAAGTGACCGTCAACAGTGATACGACATTCCACCTGACGGTGGCGGGTTGGACCGATGACTTTCCGAAACAGACGACTTATTTAAACAGAAAAGTTGTTCCTTCCAGCGCCAGATAAGTGCGCGGAAACACCTCTTGTGCCTCCTCCAGGAAGGGTTCCAGGTCTGCATACTTGCTGCTGAAATGCCCGATGAGGAGGTTCCCGGCCCCCGCCAGGCGCGCGATCTCCGCCGCCTGGCGGGTAGTGCTGTGGTAGCGCATCTCAGCATTGGCCCTGAGGTCATCCAGGTAGGTCGTCTCGTGGTACACCCAGTCGGCGCCCTTGATCTTCTCTACCAGGCTTAAGTCATACTTCGTGTCGGCGCAAAATGCATAAGACATGCCCCTGTCCCTGCCGGCCGCCCGTTCGGTCCTGGTCGGTTGTTTCTCCTCGAATAAAAAGCCCCAGCAGGCAATCCGGTGATTGGTGCGGAAACAGTGCACCGTGGTATTCTTGTCTTCCGCAACAAAGCCTTCTTCGGGCAGCGGGTGAAACTGCAGATCGAAAGGCAAATGCGTATCTGCTTCTCTTAGTTGCAGTTGCAGGATTTGCCAGAGTGGCTCGGGGCCGTGGATGTGCAGGGGTTGTATGCGTCCAAGAAGCCCCATGCTGTTGATCAGGCCGATCAACCCAAAGTAGTGGTCGCCGTGCAGGTGGGAGATAAAGATGCGATGGATCTTCGAGCGCCGAATCTTATAGTGGATTATTTGTATTTGAGTCCCTTCCCCGCAATCGATGAGGTACAGGTGGTCCCGTGCGGTAAGGACCTGGGCTGTAGGGTGCCGGTCGAATGCCGGAACCGCCGAATTATTCCCCAAAATTGTGACGCCCTGCATACTGTGTTAGTCCTCCGTTTCGTTCCCAAATATCTCCCTTTCGATCTCTTCCATCTGTACGATGTCCCAGGCTTCGCTTTCTGTCGGTGTGACGTTGAGCAGGTCTAACAGGTCCCGGGAGGCCAGTTGCTGCCTGACCGCGGGCTGGAGACAACACGTGACAAAAGAGGCATGATGCGCCTGAAAAGCGGCTTGCAGGGCAGCCAGGCAGTCAGCCACGTCGTCGGCCATGGATTCCACGTTCTCAGCGTTAAATACAACGTTTTTAACGGGATTTTCAAGGAATTCATGCATCATATTCCGTATCTTATCTGTCAAATTAGCAGGGAGATCCGGCCCGAAAGGCGTTATAACATGAAATTTCTCTTTGGTATCAATTTTGACTTCTTTCCAATTCATAACGCTAATAAACTACTTATTAACAGAATGTGCGGAACAACCGCCTAACGCTAGTCAAAAATATTTGTTATTATTGTAAAGACACGAAAAATCAAACCTATAAAAATGGACCATAATTTTTCAGCGCAGGTAAAAGAGATCATTTCATTTAGCAGGGAGGAGGCTTTGCGGCTGGGAAATGATTTCATCGGTACCGAACACCTTGTGTTGGGACTGATCCGGGAGGGTGATAATACGGCAGTGAAGATATTGAAGACCCTTAACGTCGACCTCTATGAACTTCGTAAGGAAATCGAACTCGCTGTAAAGGATAAAACCGGCAAGAACATCGCCAATATCAACAGCCTACCGCTCACCAAGCAGGCTGAAAAGGTCATCCGGGTGACCGTGCTCGAAGCCAAGGCCCTCAAAAGCCCGCAGGTCGAGACCGAACACCTGATGCTGTCGATCCTCAAGAACCGCGAAAACATTGCGACCCAGATCCTGAACCAGTTCGACGTGGACTATGATGTGTTCCGCAACGAGCTTGGGATGGTACAATCCAATGCGAATCCCCGGTCGGAGTATGCGGATGACCCGGCGGAAGAAGAATTCGAAGACGAAAAGTCGCGCTACGCCGGGCAAAGGGCAAAGGCCGCCGGTAATGCGAAAAGCAAGACCCCGGTCCTGGACAATTTCGGACGGGACATCACGCGCCTGGCGGAAACGGGTTCGCTGGACCCTATCGTCGGCCGTGAGGAGGAGATCGAAAGGGTTTCCCAGATCCTCTCCCGCCGCAAGAAGAACAACCCCATCCTGATCGGTGAACCCGGTGTGGGTAAAACCGCCATCGTGGAAGGCCTTGCCCTTAGGATCGTCCAAAGGAAGGTCAGCCGGGTGCTTTTTGACAAACGCGTCATTTCCCTCGACCTCGCCGCCCTGGTGGCAGGGACGA
This sequence is a window from Dinghuibacter silviterrae. Protein-coding genes within it:
- the dapA gene encoding 4-hydroxy-tetrahydrodipicolinate synthase, whose amino-acid sequence is MLRTLLRGTGVALVTPFGEDQQVDYGSLAGLIEYVIKGGVEYLVALGTTGEPPVLTAEEKRKVLAFVVEKAAGRVPVVAGVGGNNTASVIRDLETLPLEGTVAVLSNSPYYSKPSQEGIFQHYKAIAAASPKPVILYNVPGRTGSNISAATTIRLAREVPGIAGIKEASGNMVQCMEILRDRPADFLVVSGDDHLALPLIACGMEGVISVAANSWPGIFSRMIRYALDEDYDKAQPLLAKLVEGINLLFAENNPAGVKAFLAEYKVIKNVLRLPLVPLSEPLMEQVRAYAAALGES
- a CDS encoding anti-anti-sigma factor; the protein is MMHEFLENPVKNVVFNAENVESMADDVADCLAALQAAFQAHHASFVTCCLQPAVRQQLASRDLLDLLNVTPTESEAWDIVQMEEIEREIFGNETED
- a CDS encoding ribonuclease Z, with the protein product MQGVTILGNNSAVPAFDRHPTAQVLTARDHLYLIDCGEGTQIQIIHYKIRRSKIHRIFISHLHGDHYFGLIGLINSMGLLGRIQPLHIHGPEPLWQILQLQLREADTHLPFDLQFHPLPEEGFVAEDKNTTVHCFRTNHRIACWGFLFEEKQPTRTERAAGRDRGMSYAFCADTKYDLSLVEKIKGADWVYHETTYLDDLRANAEMRYHSTTRQAAEIARLAGAGNLLIGHFSSKYADLEPFLEEAQEVFPRTYLALEGTTFLFK